One segment of Toxoplasma gondii ME49 chromosome VI, whole genome shotgun sequence DNA contains the following:
- a CDS encoding hypothetical protein (encoded by transcript TGME49_240610~Signal peptide predicted by SignalP 2.0 HMM (probability 1.000) with cleavage site probability 0.978 at residue 21), giving the protein MKLTTVTGLCLLFAWAPPVSAVVAPTVQSGMTVSVLRVGSADGQPSQIIVGSEETYYAIGMDSSGRFVVESSRSPLLEVDSEDNMTVTATNFAASSLDLRGDLHVNGVKQFRIAAREDLSSGEATGWDNTASRDIVSKCAGITMLGGFGKFARGEVTKKFGRLPPHTELRVKATFHFIDAWAGETGFMRLDIGEHGQLTHVWAERHSQDMEQEAVNVCGGAVGEGKFAAPIDVAVLHSQEYVTVGLGSTIQEDDPFDQSWGVSGIEIYIR; this is encoded by the exons ATGAAGCTGACTACGGTGACAGGCCTCTGCCTGTTGTTTGCCTGGGCACCACCGGTTTCTGCTGTGGTGGCCCCGACAGTTCAAAGCGGAATGACCGTATCTGTGTTGCGAGTCGGATCAGCTGACGGCCAGCCTTCCCAGATCATCGTTGGATCTGAAGAGACGTACTATGCAATTGGCATGGATTCTTCTGGACGTTTCGTTGTAGAAAGTAGTAGATCTCCTCTTCTGGAGGTCGATTCGGAAGATAACATGACGGTGACTGCCACGAACTTCGCTGCCTC ATCTCTTGACTTGAGGGGCGACTTGCATGTCAACGGGGTTAAGCAGTTTCGTATCGCTGCGAGGGAGGATCTCTCCTCAGGAGAAGCAACCGGCTGGGATAACACTG CATCCAGAGATATCGTATCGAAATGTGCTGGAATAACCATGCTGGGTGGCTTCGGAAAATTTGCAAGG GGCGAAGTTACAAAGAAGTTCGGAAGACTGCCACCTCATACTGAATTGCGTGTCAAAGCTACTTTCCACTTTATTGATGCATGG GCTGGAGAAACGGGTTTCATGCGGCTGGACATTG GCGAACATGGACAGCTCACTCACGTTTGGGCAGAGCG CCATTCGCAGGACATGGAACAGGAGGCCGTAAATGTCTGTGGAG GAGCTGTTGGAGAAGGGAAATTTGCAGCACCGATTGATGTTGCTGTGTTGCACAGTCAAGAATATGTAACTGTAGGCTTGGGGAGCACG ATACAAGAAGATGATCCCTTCGATCAATCTTGGGGA GTGTCCGGGATCGAGATTTACATTCGATGA
- a CDS encoding hypothetical protein (encoded by transcript TGME49_240620~Signal peptide predicted by SignalP 2.0 HMM (probability 0.997) with cleavage site probability 0.947 at residue 29~Predicted trans-membrane domain (TMHMM2.0):6-29), which yields MLTKKINMCLRALSAAFFSFVLCVSTVTADVRPKFIQISPAFGARNPPPYTVVNIVAEARLPSDFLEEMKLVEERKAQSRFLADVDQKAKEASQVFRSLKIDRQRISRTLDAIRSQVLN from the exons ATGTTAACAAAAAAAATCAACATGTGTCTGAGAGCATTGTCTGCGGCGTTTTTCTCATTTGTTCTCTGCGTCAGCACCGTCACCGCTGATGTTCGACCGAAATTCATACAG ATTTCCCCTGCCTTTGGTGCTCGGAATCCTCCCCCGTACACCGTCGTTAATATTGTCGCGGAGGCTCGGCTGCCTTCG GATTTTCTTGAAG AAATGAAGCTTGTCGAAGAG AGAAAGGCCCAGAGTCGTTTTCTTGCGGATGTTGACCA GAAGGCAAAAGAAGCCTCTCAAGTCTTTCGTTCACTAAAGATAGACAGGCAACGGATCTCCA GAACCTTGGATGCCATCAGGTCTCAAGTGCTGAATTAG
- a CDS encoding ULK kinase (encoded by transcript TGME49_240630) — MGNQQAGCSGVRGRGWDMERRGLRGFDGKYRPLRVLGSGQFSTVYECVRVEDPSERYAMKVMSCWTWDSRTLRRIEEEISIMQELGQSHSCLVRLVDSYKERICLSQTSRSRGEPNSFPFDNLPTSSMPRATGVPVSDTQPPLPSSGPSTTVIEQSFQSTDDSRMRCIWRIALVLDFCGGGDLADYLNRHGALDENQARSIIFKICHGLAFLHERGIIHRDIKPENILIAKDDGNTLDIKISDFGLAKKMSGRFHRSLSLCGSDFYLPPEMLQQRPYDTQADMWSVGVLGFAVLFGCSAFCSMELTTLYQQIIERRLSIHPSSPKSTVSAGAWKFLLDLLQVQPYKRLNAHQALKHRWLRGSLSAEELCGLPALSVDGLPNSSLPHGGNKESIDVDKAVPIRDNAPQQMQPTTLDVKVTVPSKLQSMSLDSTYECHSINKSMLTTSIRSPGPSSLRCTDQDPMMPRHTYGFPGSSKEPLVDLGFPFACTAEAKRLPVLRC; from the exons ATGGGCAACCAACAAGCAG GCTGCTCGGGAGTCCGAGGCAGGGGATGGGACATGGAGCGAAGAGGCTTACGGGGCTTCGACGGAAAATACCGTCCTCTTCGTGTTTTGGGCAG CGGCCAGTTTTCAACGGTTTATGAATGCGTGAGGGTCGAAGACCCGAGCGAGCGCTACGCCATGAAAGTCATGTCCTGTTGGACTTGGGATTCTCGAACACTGCGTCGCATCGAGGAAGAGATCTCCATAATGCAAGAACTTGGCCAATCGCATAGCTGTTTGGTCCGTCTAGTTGACTCGTACAAGGAAAGAATCTGTTTGTCTCAAACATCCAGGAGCAGAGGCGAACCAAACTCTTTCCCGTTCGACAACTTGCCAACGTCATCTATGCCACGAGCAACCGGCGTTCCTGTGTCAGATACCCAACCACCACTGCCGTCATCCGGACCATCAACCACAGTCATTGAACAGAGTTTCCAGAGCACCGATGATAGTCGAATGCGATGCATTTGGCGCATTGCACTAGTGCTGGATTTCTGTGGAGGCGGGGACCTGGCAGATTATCTGAACCGGCATGGTGCTCTTGATGAGAACCAAGCCCGAAGCATCATCTTCAAAATC tGCCACGGACTAGCATTTCTCCACGAACGGGGTATCATACACCGGGATATTAAA CCAGAAAATATCCTTATCGCAAAGGATGACGGAAATACCCTGGATATCAAAATTTCGGACTTTGGGTTGGCTAAGAAGAT GTCAGGAAGGTTTCATcggagtctctctctttgtggCAGCGACTTCTACTTGCCCCCAGAAATGCTACAGCAGCGGCCATATGATACCCAG GCTGACATGTGGAGCGTAGGTGTTCTAGGATTTGCAGTTTTGTTTGGCTGCTCCGCTTTCTGCTCTATGGAGCTGACCACGTTGTACCAGCAGATAATAGAACGGAGGCTAAGCATTCATCCCTCGTCACCAAA GTCAACGGTGTCCGCAGGAGCCTGGAAATTTCTTCTGGACTTGCTTCAGGTTCAACCGTATAAGCGTCTTAAC GCGCATCAAGCGTTAAAACACAGGTGGTTAAGAGGGTCGTTGTCGGCAGAGGAGCTTTGTGgtcttcctgctctctcggTGGACGGGTTGCCGAACTCGAGTCTTCCGCAtggaggaaacaaagaaagcATCGATGTG GATAAAGCTGTACCAATTCGCGACAATGCTCCACAGCAAATGCAGCCGACAACTCTTGATGTAAAAGTGACTGTTCCGTCTAAACTACAGTCGATGTCACTGGACAGCACTTACGAGTGTCACTCGATCAACAAATCGATGCTCACAACAAGCATCCGATCTCCAGGGCCCTCTTCGTTACGCTGCACAGACCAAGACCCGATGATGCCACGGCACACTTACGGCTTCCCTGGCTCTTCAAAAGAACCACTTGTAGATCTGGGCTTTCCTTTTGCCTGCACCGCCGAAGCCAAGAGGTTACCAGTATTAAGATGTTAA
- a CDS encoding casein kinase I (encoded by transcript TGME49_240640~Predicted member of protein kinase family CK1;CK1, (PMID:22047078).), translating to MEVRVGGKYRLGRKIGSGSFGDIYIGANILTGDEVAIKLESIKSKHPQLLYESKLYKLLAGGIGIPMVHWYGIEGDYNVMVIDLLGPSLEDLFSICNRKLSLKTVLMLADQMLNRIEFVHSKNFIHRDIKPDNFLIGRGKKMSVVYIIDFGLAKKYRDPKTQQHIPYREGKNLTGTARYASINTHLGIEQSRRDDLEALGYVLMYFNRGSLPWQGLKATTKKDKYDKIMEKKMSTPIEILCKHFPFEFITYLNYCRSLRFEDRPDYAYLRRLFKDLFFREGYQYDFIFDWTFINTEKDRASRRSQQVYVEDNRQVEENQNELPM from the exons ATGGAGGTCAGGGTCGGAGGCAAGTACCGACTTGGTCGGAAGATCGGCAGCGGGTCATTCGGTGATATTTATATCG GTGCAAACATTTTGACGGGGGATGAGGTGGCGATCAAGTTGGAGTCTATCAAGTCGAAGCACCCGCAGCTGCTCTATGAGTCGAAGCTGTACAAACTGCTGGCTGGCGGCATTGGGATTCCCATGGTCCACTGGTACGGCATCGAAGGAGACTACAATGTTATGGTTATCGACCTTCTCGGCCCTTCTCTGGAGGACCTTTTCAGTATCTGCAATCGCAAACTCTCTCTCAAGACGGTGTTGATGCTCGCAGACCAGATG CTCAACCGCATCGAGTTTGTCCATAGCAAGAACTTCATCCATCGCGATATCAAACCCGACAACTTCCTCATTGGCCGTGGAAAGAAGATGTCCGTCGTCTACATCATCGATTTCGGTTTGGCAAAGAAATATCGAGACCCAAAGACTCAGCAACATATCCCATACAGGGAAGGCAAGAACCTAACAG GCACAGCGCGTTACGCTTCCATCAACACCCACCTGGGGATCGAGCAGAGTCGGCGAGACGACCTAGAGGCGCTCGGTTACGTTCTCATGTACTTCAATAGAGGTTCTCTTCCGTGGCAGGGTctgaaggcgacgacgaagaaggacaaATACGACAAGATtatggagaagaaaatgtcTACTCCCATCGAAATTTTGTGCAAACATTTCCCAT TCGAGTTCATCACCTACTTGAATTACTGCCGGTCCCTGCGCTTCGAGGATCGTCCTGACTACGCATACTTGCGACGCCTGTTCAAAGACTTGTTTTTTAGAGAGGGATATCAGTACGACTTCATCTTCGACTGGACTTTC ATCAACACGGAGAAGGATCGCGCGAGTCGAAGAAGCCAGCAAGTTTATGTGGAAGACAACCGGCAAGTTGAGGAGAATCAGAACGAGTTGCCGATGTAG